A genomic segment from Danio aesculapii chromosome 17, fDanAes4.1, whole genome shotgun sequence encodes:
- the si:dkey-229e3.2 gene encoding uncharacterized protein si:dkey-229e3.2 gives MGECVLDHYEEDGFQSCEGFDDWATFSSADWTETQKNNNEFSDWAGFQDKTGKEELPTTPLMETGTFDCPENADNDDEVNPWFVFNNCFQVEEAEKDPVVMEIPTLSLLPEHTADTLSQSAAITSEAASFWCHLQSGSKMLRLSGPKPKLHSQEGLLKTLQLKQPDANTHSQTNTLRDLELEVQEDRPGALIQTKLMPSSNCRNAPGFFYQVSRHWLNMNLNKHNNDPLQ, from the exons ATGGGAGAGTGTGTGTTGGACCACTACGAAGAAGATGGGTTTCAGAGTTGTGAAGGGTTTGACGACTGGGCCACGTTTAGTTCTGCAGACTGGACAGAAACCCAGAAAAATAACAATGAGTTTTCAGACTGGGCTGGATTTCAGGATAAGACCGGGAAGGAGGAATTACCAACCACACCTCTGATGGAAACAGGAACTTTTGACTGTCCTGAAAAT GCTGATAATGACGATGAGGTAAACCCCTGGTTCGTTTTTAACAACTGTTTTCAAGTTGAGGAGGCAGAAAAAGATCCTGTTGTGATGGAAATCCCTACACTGTCCCTGCTGCCAGAACACACCGCAGATACGCTCTCTCAGTCTGCTGCAATAACAAG TGAAGCTGCAAGTTTCTGGTGTCATTTACAGTCTGGGTCAAAAATGCTGAGATTGTCAGGTCCCAAACCCAAACTACACTCCCAGGAAGGACTGCTAAAAACACTGCAGCTCAAACAGCCTGATGCAAACACTCACTCACAG ACAAACACTCTTCGAGATCTTGAACTAGAGGTTCAGGAAGACCGTCCTGGAGCACTTATTCAAACTAAG ctgatgCCATCATCAAACTGCCGTAATGCTCCAGGATTCTTTTATCAGGTCTCACGTCACTGGCTCAACATGAACCTGAACAAGCACAACAATGATCCTCTGCAGTAA
- the gpr132a gene encoding probable G-protein coupled receptor 132: MNMTNPSTASSNHTSSCGPLYDEENPLPLVALYSTVLTVGLPANLITVFLTFLEVCRKNVLGVYLFSLTLCDLMYLSTLPLWAIYIHRGHRWEWGSLACKVTGYVFFNNMYISIFLMCCVSVDRFVAVVYAVESRGLRRMRHAAIISVTIVAVVAIGHVPVFTMTEGNSEEITEKRCFEPSDPSSVVTGLNYARFLVGFFIPLCILTVTNFAILLNVQASAGLKTRTKVKVRNLAVAVVLFFLVCFTPYHVILLLRAVNFHVSDGKCDFERRVYTPYTISLGLSTINSALNPVFYVLASSSAQKKIYKGLQGLRSSSRSSSLA, translated from the coding sequence ATGAACATGACCAATCCATCAACAGCTTCTTCAAACCACACAAGCAGTTGTGGACCACTTTACGATGAGGAAAACCCCCTTCCACTTGTGGCTCTCTACAGCACCGTCCTCACTGTAGGTCTGCCCGCAAACCTGATCACAGTCTTCCTCACGTTCCTCGAAGTGTGTCGGAAGAACGTTCTAGGAGTTTATCTCTTCAGCCTGACACTGTGTGACCTCATGTATCTCAGCACACTTCCACTGTGGGCCATTTACATCCATAGAGGCCATCGCTGGGAATGGGGCTCTCTGGCCTGCAAGGTCACCGGATACGTGTTTTTCAATAACATGTACATCAGCATTTTCCTGATGTGCTGCGTTTCCGTTGACCGTTTTGTGGCGGTGGTTTACGCCGTGGAGTCTCGAGGGTTGAGGAGAATGAGACATGCCGCGATTATCTCAGTTACGATCGTGGCGGTCGTCGCGATTGGACACGTGCCTGTTTTCACCATGACAGAAGGAAATTCGGAGGAAATAACGGAGAAGAGATGTTTCGAGCCGAGCGATCCTTCTTCTGTAGTGACGGGACTCAATTATGCCAGATTCCTTGTTGGTTTCTTCATCCCGTTGTGCATTTTAACTGTTACTAACTTTGCGATTCTTCTTAACGTTCAAGCAAGCGCAGGCCTGAAGACGAGAACCAAAGTTAAAGTGCGCAATCTGGCTGTCGCCGTCGTTTTATTCTTTTTGGTCTGCTTTACGCCGTACCATGTGATTCTTCTGCTGCGTGCTGTCAATTTCCATGTTTCGGATGGGAAGTGTGACTTTGAGAGACGTGTCTACACGCCGTACACCATCTCCTTGGGATTGTCTACTATCAACAGCGCGTTGAACCCTGTTTTCTATGTGCTTGCTAGCAGTAGTGCACAGAAGAAGATCTATAAAGGCCTGCAAGGGTTACGCAGCAGCTCAAGATCCTCTTCTTTAGCATGA